From Rhizobium sp. NZLR1, a single genomic window includes:
- a CDS encoding GFA family protein, with amino-acid sequence MTERHTGGCLCGAVRFSIAAKPGPVVGCHCSQCRRQTGFYYAAVNVPRAALSVEDTEAVRWYRSSEQAQRGFCSTCGSALFWQGDQSLEISVLAGSFDEPSGLAFGHHIYCADKGDFYEISDGLPQYAVNPV; translated from the coding sequence ATGACTGAACGACATACAGGCGGCTGTCTTTGCGGCGCCGTGCGATTTTCAATTGCGGCGAAGCCCGGACCTGTTGTTGGCTGTCATTGCTCGCAATGCCGCCGGCAGACGGGGTTTTACTATGCGGCCGTCAACGTGCCGCGGGCGGCTCTTTCGGTGGAAGACACGGAAGCGGTCCGCTGGTACCGGTCGAGCGAACAAGCGCAGCGCGGGTTCTGTTCGACTTGCGGCTCCGCGCTGTTCTGGCAGGGCGACCAATCGCTGGAGATTTCGGTTTTGGCCGGGTCCTTCGACGAGCCGAGCGGCCTGGCCTTCGGCCATCACATTTATTGCGCCGACAAGGGCGATTTCTACGAGATATCGGATGGCCTGCCGCAATATGCGGTGAACCCTGTCTAA
- a CDS encoding ABC transporter ATP-binding protein gives MNIRFSRARKSSRRHNGFPKFFQNDPADRGRRWSRMRKFVSYYRPHLPLLLADLLCAMLVAGTALALPLCANVVTSRLLVLPDAPQAFAQILGMGGVMLAVLAVQIAAIFFVDYRGHVMGARIEATVRQELFEHCQKLSFSFYDRQRTGQLMSRITNDSLWLGELFHHGPEDLSIALLKFGGAMLVLFYIDPPLAGLILLLTPVALVYALYFNRRMNRALEASKHQIAAVNERVEDALAGIRVVQSFANEALERERFAEQNRRFLESRADGYRSEAWFSVGTETFAQLVTILVIIVGGLRILAAELTVPDMLTFLLCVAVLVDPVQRLANFVRLWQEGYTGFIRAMEILEIDPDIIDRPAAHPMPAPRGEISFSDVAFGYEADGPRVLERLSLTIAPGEFVALVGPSGVGKSTLCALIPRFYDVEAGAIRIDGTDIRDVTLASLRRHVGVVQQDVYLFAGTVAENLRYGRPGAGDAELEAAARAANAHDFIMALPQGYDTDIGQRGVKLSGGQRQRITIARAFLKNPEILIFDEATSALDNESERAVQQALLSLANGRTTLVIAHRLSTVRHADRILVLTADGIVEQGTHDALMAKDGVYANLHSVQASI, from the coding sequence ATGAACATTCGGTTCTCCCGCGCGAGGAAAAGCTCGCGACGCCATAACGGCTTCCCCAAATTTTTCCAGAACGATCCCGCCGACCGCGGCCGACGCTGGTCGCGCATGCGAAAATTCGTTTCCTACTATCGCCCGCACCTGCCTTTGCTGCTGGCGGATCTGTTGTGCGCCATGCTCGTCGCCGGCACGGCGCTCGCCCTGCCGCTCTGCGCCAATGTCGTCACCAGCCGGCTTCTGGTTCTGCCCGATGCCCCGCAGGCCTTCGCTCAAATCCTCGGCATGGGCGGCGTCATGCTGGCCGTTCTGGCGGTCCAGATCGCCGCGATCTTCTTCGTCGATTATCGCGGCCATGTGATGGGGGCTCGCATTGAGGCGACGGTCCGGCAGGAACTCTTCGAGCACTGCCAGAAACTCTCGTTCAGCTTCTACGACCGCCAGCGCACCGGCCAGCTGATGAGCCGCATCACCAATGACAGCCTGTGGCTGGGCGAACTCTTTCACCACGGTCCCGAGGATCTTTCCATCGCCCTGCTGAAATTTGGCGGCGCCATGCTGGTGCTGTTCTACATCGATCCGCCATTGGCAGGCCTCATCCTGCTGCTCACCCCTGTGGCGTTGGTTTATGCGCTGTATTTCAACCGGCGCATGAACCGCGCGCTCGAAGCCAGCAAGCACCAGATCGCCGCGGTTAACGAGCGCGTCGAGGATGCTCTGGCCGGCATCCGTGTCGTCCAGTCCTTCGCCAACGAGGCGCTGGAACGGGAGCGTTTCGCCGAGCAGAACCGACGCTTCCTTGAAAGCCGCGCCGACGGCTACCGCAGCGAGGCGTGGTTTTCGGTCGGCACCGAAACCTTCGCCCAGCTCGTCACCATATTGGTGATCATCGTCGGCGGCCTGCGTATCCTGGCAGCGGAACTGACCGTCCCGGATATGCTCACCTTCCTGCTTTGCGTTGCCGTGCTGGTCGATCCGGTGCAGCGGCTGGCCAATTTCGTGCGCCTCTGGCAGGAGGGCTACACCGGCTTCATCAGAGCCATGGAGATCCTGGAGATCGATCCCGATATCATCGACCGGCCGGCCGCTCATCCGATGCCGGCGCCAAGGGGCGAGATCAGTTTCTCCGACGTCGCCTTCGGCTACGAGGCCGATGGCCCGCGCGTGCTCGAGCGGCTGTCGCTCACCATCGCTCCCGGGGAGTTCGTTGCCCTGGTCGGTCCTTCCGGGGTCGGCAAGAGCACGCTTTGTGCGCTGATACCACGCTTCTACGATGTTGAGGCCGGGGCGATCCGCATCGATGGCACCGATATCCGCGACGTGACGCTGGCCTCGCTGCGGCGCCATGTGGGCGTGGTGCAGCAGGACGTCTATCTTTTTGCCGGCACCGTGGCGGAAAACCTGCGCTATGGCAGGCCCGGCGCCGGCGATGCCGAGCTGGAGGCAGCCGCCCGCGCCGCCAACGCGCACGATTTCATCATGGCCCTGCCCCAGGGTTATGACACCGATATCGGCCAGCGCGGCGTCAAACTCTCGGGCGGCCAGCGTCAGCGCATCACCATCGCCCGGGCCTTCCTCAAGAATCCGGAGATCCTGATCTTCGACGAAGCAACCAGCGCGCTCGACAACGAAAGCGAACGGGCGGTGCAGCAGGCGTTGCTCAGCCTGGCAAATGGCCGAACCACCCTGGTCATCGCCCATCGTCTCTCGACCGTCCGCCATGCCGACAGAATCCTGGTGCTGACGGCCGACGGCATCGTCGAACAGGGCACCCATGACGCGCTCATGGCGAAAGACGGCGTCTACGCCAACTTGCATAGCGTTCAGGCCAGCATCTGA
- a CDS encoding 3-deoxy-7-phosphoheptulonate synthase class II has product MAENWTPSSWRQKPILQVPDYPDAAALAATEAQLASYPPLVFAGEARRLKKHLANVAEGNGFLLQGGDCAESFAEHGADNIRDFFRAFLQMAVVLTFGAQLPVVKVGRIAGQFAKPRSSNVEKQGDVTLPAYRGDIINGIEFTEESRIPNPERQAMAYRQSAATLNLLRAFAMGGYANLENVHQWMLGFVKDSPQGERYRKLADRISETMDFMKAIGITSENQPALRETDFFTSHEALLLGYEEALTRVDSTSGDWYATSGHMIWIGDRTRQVDHAHVEYCRGIKNPIGLKCGPSLQADDLLQLIDILNPANEAGRLTLICRFGHDKVAENLPRLIRAVEREGRKVVWSCDPMHGNTITLNNYKTRPFERILSEVESFFQIHRAEGTHPGGIHIEMTGKDVTECTGGARAVTADDLQDRYHTHCDPRLNSDQALELAFLLAERMKGGRDEKRMVVNG; this is encoded by the coding sequence ATGGCAGAGAACTGGACCCCGAGCAGTTGGCGGCAAAAACCGATCCTGCAGGTTCCCGATTATCCCGACGCAGCCGCTTTGGCTGCAACGGAAGCTCAGCTCGCCAGCTATCCGCCCCTCGTCTTCGCCGGCGAAGCGCGCCGTCTGAAGAAGCACCTTGCCAATGTCGCCGAAGGCAATGGCTTCCTGCTGCAGGGCGGCGACTGTGCCGAGAGCTTCGCCGAACACGGCGCCGACAATATCCGCGACTTTTTCCGCGCCTTCCTGCAGATGGCGGTCGTGCTGACTTTTGGCGCGCAGCTGCCGGTCGTTAAAGTCGGTCGCATCGCCGGCCAGTTCGCCAAGCCGCGTTCGTCGAATGTCGAGAAGCAGGGCGACGTGACGCTGCCGGCTTATCGCGGCGACATCATCAACGGCATCGAGTTCACCGAGGAGTCGCGCATTCCGAACCCGGAACGTCAGGCGATGGCCTACCGGCAGTCGGCCGCGACGCTGAACCTTCTGCGCGCCTTCGCGATGGGCGGTTACGCCAATCTCGAAAACGTGCACCAGTGGATGCTGGGCTTCGTCAAGGACAGCCCGCAAGGCGAGCGCTACCGCAAGCTGGCCGACCGCATCAGCGAAACCATGGATTTCATGAAGGCGATCGGCATCACCTCGGAAAACCAGCCGGCATTGCGGGAAACCGATTTCTTCACCAGCCATGAGGCGCTGCTGCTCGGCTACGAAGAGGCGTTGACCCGCGTCGATTCCACTTCGGGCGACTGGTATGCCACCTCAGGCCACATGATCTGGATCGGCGACCGCACGCGCCAGGTCGATCATGCGCATGTCGAATATTGCCGCGGCATCAAGAACCCGATCGGCCTGAAATGCGGCCCGTCGCTGCAGGCCGACGATCTGCTGCAGCTGATCGACATCTTGAACCCGGCCAACGAAGCCGGGCGCCTGACACTGATCTGCCGCTTCGGCCACGACAAGGTCGCAGAGAACCTGCCGCGCCTTATTCGTGCCGTCGAGCGTGAAGGCCGCAAGGTTGTCTGGTCCTGCGACCCGATGCACGGCAACACGATCACGCTCAACAACTACAAGACCCGTCCCTTCGAGCGGATCCTGTCGGAAGTCGAAAGCTTCTTCCAGATCCACCGCGCCGAAGGCACGCATCCAGGCGGCATCCATATCGAGATGACCGGCAAGGACGTGACGGAATGCACCGGCGGCGCCCGCGCCGTTACCGCCGACGACCTGCAGGATCGCTACCACACGCATTGCGACCCGCGCCTCAACTCCGACCAGGCGCTGGAGCTCGCCTTCCTGCTTGCCGAGCGCATGAAGGGCGGTCGCGACGAGAAGCGCATGGTCGTCAACGGCTGA
- a CDS encoding vWA domain-containing protein, protein MAILPLSFISDRSGNFGIMTALLMVPLLGTAGMAVDFGHALSLRTQLYAAADAAAVGSIAEKSGAVAAAMTMSGNGTISLGKTDARSIFMSQMSGELADVQVDLGIDVTKAANKLNSQVSFSATVPTTFMRVLGKDSITISGTATAEYQTASFMDFYILLDNTPSMGVGATATDVATMEKNTSDTCAFACHETQNNNNYYNLAKKLGVSMRIDVVRQATKELTLTAKSTRVSDNQFRMGVYTFGTKAEDANLTTISDPTDDLDKVRSYTDAVDLMTIPYQGYNNDQQTSFDSALTQMKTIITTPGDGGTATTPQKILFFVSDGVGDSAKPKGCTKKLTGDRCQEPIDTSFCQPLKDKGIRIAVLYTTYLPLPKNNWYNTWIKPFQSEIPTKMQACASPGLYFEVTPTDGIADAMKALFLKVIRAPRITS, encoded by the coding sequence ATGGCGATCCTTCCGCTCAGCTTCATATCGGATCGTTCGGGCAATTTCGGCATCATGACGGCGTTGCTGATGGTGCCGCTCCTCGGTACGGCAGGCATGGCGGTGGATTTCGGCCACGCGCTCAGCCTGAGGACGCAGCTTTACGCGGCAGCCGATGCCGCCGCCGTCGGCTCGATCGCCGAAAAATCCGGCGCAGTCGCAGCCGCCATGACGATGAGCGGCAACGGCACGATCTCGCTCGGCAAGACCGATGCCCGCAGCATCTTCATGTCTCAGATGTCCGGGGAGCTGGCCGACGTTCAGGTCGATCTCGGCATCGACGTCACCAAAGCGGCCAACAAACTGAACTCGCAAGTCTCTTTCAGCGCGACCGTGCCGACGACCTTTATGCGTGTTCTGGGGAAGGATTCGATCACAATCTCGGGCACGGCGACGGCCGAATATCAGACCGCCTCCTTCATGGATTTCTACATCCTGCTCGACAACACTCCTTCGATGGGCGTCGGCGCCACCGCGACCGACGTGGCGACGATGGAAAAGAACACCAGCGATACCTGCGCCTTCGCCTGCCACGAAACCCAGAACAACAACAACTACTACAATCTCGCCAAAAAGCTCGGCGTCAGCATGCGCATCGACGTCGTGCGCCAGGCGACCAAGGAGCTGACGCTGACCGCGAAGTCCACGCGTGTTTCCGATAATCAGTTCCGCATGGGCGTCTATACCTTCGGCACCAAGGCTGAGGATGCCAATCTGACCACTATATCCGACCCGACGGACGATCTCGATAAAGTACGCAGCTATACCGACGCCGTCGATCTGATGACCATCCCGTATCAGGGTTATAACAACGACCAGCAGACGAGCTTCGACAGCGCGCTGACACAGATGAAAACCATCATCACCACCCCCGGCGACGGCGGCACCGCTACCACCCCGCAAAAGATCCTGTTCTTCGTCTCGGACGGCGTCGGCGACAGTGCAAAACCGAAAGGCTGCACCAAGAAACTGACCGGCGACCGCTGCCAGGAGCCGATCGATACTTCTTTCTGCCAACCGCTGAAGGACAAGGGCATCAGGATCGCGGTGCTCTACACCACTTATCTGCCGCTGCCGAAAAACAACTGGTACAATACGTGGATCAAGCCCTTCCAGAGCGAAATCCCGACGAAAATGCAGGCATGCGCCTCGCCCGGCCTCTATTTCGAGGTGACGCCGACCGACGGTATCGCCGATGCGATGAAGGCGCTCTTCCTCAAGGTCATACGCGCGCCGCGCATCACCAGCTGA
- the gor gene encoding glutathione-disulfide reductase, whose translation MSSYDYDLFVIGGGSGGVRGARVAASLGKKVAIAEEYRYGGTCVIRGCVPKKLFVYASQFHEHFEDAAGFGWTVGESSFDWKKLVAAKDAEIARLEGLYKKGLAGANAEILETRAELVDAHTVRLTKTGQTVTAKTIVIATGGRPNPHAALPGHELCISSNEAFHLEELPKSIVISGGGYIAVEFANIFHGLGVETTLIYRGAEILSRFDEDLRRGLHEAMVAKGIRILCHDTLQKVSKGDDCLVLETLNSGTLQAGVVMLALGRDPNTEGLGLEAAGVAVDERGAIIVDDYSRTNVENIYALGDVTNRVQLTPAAIHEAMCFIETEYKNNPTRPDYELIPTAVFSQPEIGTVGLSEEEAGKRYCELEVYRAQFRPLKATLSGRAERMIMKLIVDAASGKVVGAHILGHDAGEMAQLLGITLKAGCTKDDFDRTMALHPTAAEELVTMYAPSYRIRDGKRI comes from the coding sequence ATGTCTTCCTACGACTACGACCTCTTCGTCATCGGCGGTGGTTCCGGAGGCGTGCGCGGTGCGCGTGTCGCCGCCTCGCTCGGCAAAAAGGTGGCGATCGCCGAAGAGTACCGCTATGGCGGCACCTGCGTCATCCGCGGTTGCGTGCCGAAGAAGCTTTTCGTCTATGCCTCGCAGTTCCACGAGCATTTCGAGGATGCGGCGGGTTTCGGCTGGACGGTCGGCGAAAGCAGCTTCGACTGGAAGAAGCTAGTAGCCGCCAAGGATGCCGAGATCGCCCGGCTGGAAGGCCTCTACAAGAAGGGGCTCGCAGGCGCCAATGCCGAGATCCTCGAAACGCGCGCCGAACTCGTCGATGCTCATACTGTGCGGCTCACGAAGACGGGTCAGACGGTGACGGCAAAGACGATCGTGATCGCCACCGGCGGACGGCCGAACCCGCATGCAGCCCTTCCCGGCCACGAATTATGCATTTCCTCCAACGAGGCTTTTCATCTCGAAGAGCTGCCGAAATCGATCGTGATATCAGGCGGTGGCTATATCGCCGTCGAGTTCGCCAATATCTTTCATGGCCTCGGCGTCGAGACGACGCTGATCTATCGCGGCGCCGAGATCCTGTCGCGCTTCGACGAGGATCTGCGGCGCGGGCTGCACGAGGCGATGGTCGCCAAGGGCATCCGCATCCTTTGCCACGACACGCTGCAAAAGGTTTCGAAGGGCGATGACTGCCTCGTTCTGGAAACGCTGAACAGCGGCACGCTGCAGGCCGGCGTTGTCATGCTGGCGCTCGGGCGCGATCCGAACACCGAAGGTCTCGGCCTCGAGGCTGCGGGCGTCGCCGTCGATGAGCGTGGCGCCATTATCGTCGACGATTATTCCCGCACCAATGTCGAAAACATTTATGCGCTCGGCGATGTCACCAATCGGGTACAGCTGACGCCGGCAGCGATCCACGAGGCGATGTGCTTCATCGAGACCGAATACAAGAACAATCCAACCCGGCCGGATTACGAGCTGATCCCGACCGCCGTCTTCTCGCAGCCGGAGATCGGCACCGTCGGGCTCTCGGAAGAGGAGGCGGGCAAGCGTTACTGCGAGCTCGAAGTCTACCGCGCCCAATTCCGGCCGCTGAAGGCGACGCTTTCCGGGCGGGCCGAGCGGATGATCATGAAGCTGATCGTCGATGCCGCGAGCGGCAAGGTGGTGGGCGCCCATATTCTCGGCCACGATGCCGGCGAGATGGCGCAGCTGCTCGGCATCACGCTGAAGGCCGGCTGCACCAAGGACGATTTCGACCGGACGATGGCGCTGCATCCGACAGCGGCCGAGGAGCTGGTCACCATGTATGCGCCAAGCTACCGGATCCGAGACGGCAAAAGAATCTAA
- a CDS encoding acylphosphatase, with protein MPPARLQVTADIPDRYNAVRVRISGKVQGVGFRMWTRNEAVRLGLTGWVRNERDGAVVALIAGPDTAISIMIERFSRGPAGSSVAGVETEAAQLEKMPTDFEITR; from the coding sequence ATGCCGCCGGCGAGGCTTCAGGTGACTGCAGATATACCCGATCGTTACAACGCTGTCCGAGTGCGGATATCAGGCAAGGTCCAGGGTGTCGGCTTTCGCATGTGGACGCGCAATGAGGCGGTACGGCTCGGTTTGACGGGCTGGGTTCGCAATGAAAGGGACGGGGCCGTCGTCGCTTTGATCGCAGGACCCGATACCGCCATCTCGATAATGATCGAACGTTTCAGCCGCGGGCCTGCGGGGTCGTCGGTTGCGGGCGTCGAGACGGAAGCAGCCCAGCTTGAGAAAATGCCGACGGATTTCGAGATCACCCGCTGA